In Acipenser ruthenus chromosome 58, fAciRut3.2 maternal haplotype, whole genome shotgun sequence, a genomic segment contains:
- the LOC131724915 gene encoding zinc finger protein 345-like has translation MMEPVHIKEESPELESVHIKEESPVLESLHIKEECPVLESLHIKEESPVLESLHIKEESPELESVHIKQESPVLESVHIKQESPVLESVHVKEESPVLESVHIKQESPVLESVHIKQESPALESVHIKEESLDLESVHIKEESPVLESVHIKEESPVLESVHIKEESPELESVHIKRVILNSKPLSSLQDSLTCGDCGKRFSLSYSLKRHQKIHTGGKPHHCNDCGKSFRLSRRFQIHQRIHTGEKPYTCADCGKSFVQSQSLKRHQQIHTGEKPHVFADCGKSFIDSQSLKLHQQIHSGDKPLVCADCGKSFKYSQSLKLHQQIHTGEKPHVCADCGKSFNQSGYLTKHRRIHILVKPYVCANCGKSFSHSSTLKRHQQIHTGENQYVCADCGKSFSESSTLQRHQRIHTGDKPYVCTDCGKSFNQSGYLTRHRRTHKGEKPYVCAECGKSFTQLHTLKLHQRIHTGEKPDVCAECGKSFNKLSILKRHQRTHTREKPYVCADCGKSYRDLQNLKLHQRIHTGEKLHPCSRCGKSFSQLAYLKTHQLIHTGEKPHRCNDCGKSFRHSGNLKMHQRIHTGEKQHVCADCGKSFRMLQTLKLHRRIHTGEKPHHCNDCGKSFRWMYSLTMHQLFHTGENPYHCSHCGKSFNASSSLKRHKCKL, from the coding sequence ATgatggagcctgtccatattaaagaggagagtcctgaactagaatcagtccatattaaagaggagagtcctgtactagaatcactccatattaaagaggagtgtcctgtactagaatcactccatattaaagaggagagtcctgtactagaatcactccatattaaagaggagagtcctgaactagaatcagtccatattaagcaggagagtcctgtactagaatcagtccatattaaacaggagagtcctgtactagaatcagtccatgttaaagaggagagtcctgtactagaatcagtccatattaaacaggagagtcctgtactagaatcagtccatattaaacaggagagtcctgcactagaatcagtccatattaaagaggagagtcttgacctagaatcagtccatattaaagaggagagtcctgtactagaatcagtccatattaaagaggagagtcctgtactagaatcagtccatattaaagaggagagtcctgaactagaatcagtccatattaaaaggGTTATTCTCAATTCTAAACCCTTAAGCAGCTTGCAGGACTCTCTTACCTGtggtgactgtgggaagaggttcagtctgTCATACTCTTTGAAAAGACACCAGAAAATCCACACAGGAGGGAAGCCACatcactgtaatgactgtgggaagagtttcagactgTCAAGGAGATTTCaaatacaccagcgaatccacactggagagaaaccatatacctgtgctgactgtgggaagagtttcgtACAGTCACAAAGCCTGAAACGTCACCAacaaatccacactggagagaaaccacatgtctttgctgactgtgggaagagtttcatagACTCACAAAGCCTGAAACTTCACCAACAAATCCACAGTGGCGATAAACCacttgtctgtgctgactgtgggaagagtttcaaataCTCACAAAGCCTGAAACTTCACCAACAAATCCACACTGGAGAAaaaccacatgtctgtgctgactgtgggaagagtttcaatcagtcaggCTATTTGACAAAACACCGGCGAATTCATATTTTAGtgaaaccatatgtctgtgctaactgtgggaagagtttcagtcattcaagcacattgaaaagacaccagcaaatccacactggagagaatcaatatgtctgtgctgactgtgggaagagtttcagtgagTCAAGCACATTGCAAAGACACCaacgaatccacacaggagacaAACCATATGTTtgtactgactgtgggaagagtttcaatcagtcaggCTATTTGACAAGACACCGGCGAACccacaaaggagagaaaccatatgtctgtgctgaGTGTGGTAAAAGTTTCACTCAGTTACACaccctgaaacttcaccagcgaatccacacaggagagaaaccagaTGTCTGTGCTGAGTGTGGTAAAAGTTTCAATAAGTTAAGCAttttgaaaagacaccagcgaaccCACACAagagagaaaccatatgtctgtgctgactgtgggaagagttacagagatttacaaaacctgaaacttcaccagagaattcacacaggagaaaaactgCATCCATGTAGTagatgtgggaagagtttcagtcagttagcatATCTTAAAACCCACCagttaattcacacaggagagaagccacatcgctgtaatgactgtgggaagagtttcagacactCAGGCAACTTAAAAATGCACcaacgaatccacactggagagaaacaacatgtctgtgctgattgtgggaagagtttcaggatGTTACAAACCTTGAAACTTCACCggcgaatccacacaggagagaaaccacatcactgtaatgactgtggaaagagtttcagatgGATGTACAGCTTGACAATGCACCAGCtattccacacaggagagaatccttatcactgctctcactgtgggaagtCTTTTAATGCTTCCAGTTctcttaaaagacacaaatgcaagttgtga
- the LOC131724917 gene encoding zinc finger protein 345-like codes for MMEPVHIKEESPELESVHIKEESPVLESLHIKEECPVLESLHIKEESPVLESLHIKEESPELESVHIKQESPVLESVHIKQESPVLESVHVKEESPVLESVHIKQESPVLESVHIKQESPALESVHIKEESLDLESVHIKEESPVLESVHIKEESPVLESVHIKEESPELESVHIKRVILNSKPLSSLQDSLTCGDCGKRFSLSYSLKRHQKIHTGGKPHHCNDCGKSFRLSRRFQIHQRIHTGEKPYTCADCGKSFVQSQSLKRHQQIHTGEKPHVFADCGKSFIDSQSLKLHQQIHSGDKPLVCADCGKSFKYSQSLKLHQQIHTGEKPHVCADCGKSFNQSGYLTKHRRIHILVKPYVCANCGKSFSHSSTLKRHQQIHTGENQYVCADCGKSFSESSTLQRHQRIHTGDKPYVCTDCGKSFNQSGYLTRHRRTHKGEKPYVCAECGKSFTQLHTLKLHQRIHTGEKPDVCAECGKSFNKLSILKRHQRTHTREKPYVCADCGKSYRDLQNLKLHQRIHTGEKLHPCSRCGKSFSQLAYLKTHQLIHTGEKPHRCNDCGKSFRHSGNLKMHQRIHTGEKQHVCADCGKSFRMLQTLKLHRRLHTGEKPHHCNDCGKSFRWMYSLTTHRLFHTGENPYHCTHCGKSFNASSSLKRHKCKL; via the coding sequence ATgatggagcctgtccatattaaagaggagagtcctgaactagaatcagtccatattaaagaggagagtcctgtactagaatcactccatattaaagaggagtgtcctgtactagaatcactccatattaaagaggagagtcctgtactagaatcactccatattaaagaggagagtcctgaactagaatcagtccatattaagcaggagagtcctgtactagaatcagtccatattaaacaggagagtcctgtactagaatcagtccatgttaaagaggagagtcctgtactagaatcagtccatattaaacaggagagtcctgtactagaatcagtccatattaaacaggagagtcctgcactagaatcagtccatattaaagaggagagtcttgacctagaatcagtccatattaaagaggagagtcctgtactagaatcagtccatattaaagaggagagtcctgtactagaatcagtccatattaaagaggagagtcctgaactagaatcagtccatattaaaaggGTTATTCTCAATTCTAAACCCTTAAGCAGCTTGCAGGACTCTCTTACCTGtggtgactgtgggaagaggttcagtctgTCATACTCTTTGAAAAGACACCAGAAAATCCACACAGGAGGGAAGCCACatcactgtaatgactgtgggaagagtttcagactgTCAAGGAGATTTCaaatacaccagcgaatccacactggagagaaaccatatacctgtgctgactgtgggaagagtttcgtACAGTCACAAAGCCTGAAACGTCACCAacaaatccacactggagagaaaccacatgtctttgctgactgtgggaagagtttcatagACTCACAAAGCCTGAAACTTCACCAACAAATCCACAGTGGCGATAAACCacttgtctgtgctgactgtgggaagagtttcaaataCTCACAAAGCCTGAAACTTCACCAACAAATCCACACTGGAGAAaaaccacatgtctgtgctgactgtgggaagagtttcaatcagtcaggCTATTTGACAAAACACCGGCGAATTCATATTTTAGtgaaaccatatgtctgtgctaactgtgggaagagtttcagtcattcaagcacattgaaaagacaccagcaaatccacactggagagaatcaatatgtctgtgctgactgtgggaagagtttcagtgagTCAAGCACATTGCAAAGACACCaacgaatccacacaggagacaAACCATATGTTtgtactgactgtgggaagagtttcaatcagtcaggCTATTTGACAAGACACCGGCGAACccacaaaggagagaaaccatatgtctgtgctgaGTGTGGTAAAAGTTTCACTCAGTTACACaccctgaaacttcaccagcgaatccacacaggagagaaaccagaTGTCTGTGCTGAGTGTGGTAAAAGTTTCAATAAGTTAAGCAttttgaaaagacaccagcgaaccCACACAagagagaaaccatatgtctgtgctgactgtgggaagagttacagagatttacaaaacctgaaacttcaccagagaattcacacaggagaaaaactgCATCCATGTAGTagatgtgggaagagtttcagtcagttagcatATCTTAAAACCCACCagttaattcacacaggagagaagccacatcgctgtaatgactgtgggaagagtttcagacactCAGGCAACTTAAAAATGCACcaacgaatccacactggagagaaacaacatgtctgtgctgattgtgggaagagtttcaggatGTTACAAACCTTGAAACTTCACCGGCGactccacactggagagaaaccacatcactgtaatgactgtggaaagagtttcagatgGATGTACAGCTTGACAACGCACCGGCtattccacacaggagagaatccTTATCACTGCACTCACTGTGGGAAGTCTTTTAATGCTTCCAGTTctcttaaaagacacaaatgcaagttgtga
- the LOC131724913 gene encoding zinc finger protein 271-like, translating to MMEPVHIKEESPVLESVHIKEESPVLESVHIKEDSPVLESVHIKKESPVLESVHIKEESPVLESVHIKEESPELESVHIKEESPVLESVHVKEESPVLESVHVKEESPVLESVHVKEESPVLESVHIKEESYVLESVHIKQESPVLESVHVKEESPVLESVHIKEESYVLESVHIKEESPVLESVHIKEDSPVLESVHIKKVILIYKPLSSLQGSLTCGDCGKRFSLSGALKRHQKIHTGEKPHHCNDCGKSFRYSQNLKLHQRIHSGEKPYVCADCGKSFMHLQSLKLHQRIHTGEKPHVCADCGKSFTQSQSLKRHQRIHTGEKRYVCADCGRSFTQSVCLKRHQQSHTGKKPYVCADCGKSFMHSQSLKLHQQIHTGEKPHVCADCGKSFNQSSALKTHQRIHTGEKPHHCNDCEKSFMHSQSLKLHQQIHTGEKPHVCADCGKSFNQSNQRIHTGEKPYVCADCGKSFNQSGYLTKHRRTHRGEKADVCADCGKSFSQSCYLKMHQQIHTGQKQYVCSDCGKSFSGSGTLKRHQQIHTGDKPHVCADCGKSFNQSGYLKKHWRTHRGEKPYVCAECGKSYRDLQNLKIHQRIHTGEKRHPCSRCGKSFSQLAYLKIHQLIHTGEKPHHCNDCGKSFRQSGNLKIHQRIHTGEKQHVCADCGKSFTDLRNLTLHQQIHTGEKPYVCADCGRSFRMLQTLKLHRRLHTGEKPHHCNDCGKSFRWMYSLTMHQLFHTGENPYQCSHCGKSFNASSSLERHKCKL from the coding sequence ATgatggagcctgtccatattaaagaggagagtcctgtactagaatcagtccatattaaagaggagagtcctgtactagaatcagtccatattaaagaggacagtcctgtactagaatcagtccatattaagaaggagagtcctgtactagaatcagtccatattaaagaggagagtcctgtactagaatcagtccatattaaagaggagagtcctgaactagaatcagtccatattaaagaggagagtcctgtactagaatcagtccatgttaaagaggagagtcctgtactagaatcagtccatgttaaagaggagagtcctgtactagaatcagtccatgttaaagaggagagtcctgtactagaatcagtccatattaaagaggagagttatgttctagaatcagtccatattaaacaggagagtcctgtactagaatcagtccatgttaaagaggagagtcctgtactagaatcagtccatattaaagaggagagttatgttctagaatcagtccatattaaagaggagagtcctgtactagaatcagtccatattaaagaggacagtcctgtactagaatcagtccatattaaaaagGTTATTCTCATTTATAAACCCTTAAGCAGCTTGCAGGGCTCTCTTACCTGtggtgactgtgggaagaggttcagtctgTCAGGCGCTTTGAAAAGACACCAgaaaatccacacaggagagaagccacatcactgtaatgactgtgggaagagtttcagatattcacaaaacctgaaacttcaccagcgaatccactctggagagaaaccatatgtctgtgctgactgtgggaagagtttcatgcaTTTGCAAAGCCTcaaacttcaccagcgaatccacactggagagaaaccacatgtctgtgctgactgtgggaagagtttcacacaGTCACAAAGCCTGAAAcgtcaccagcgaatccacactggagagaaacgatatgtctgtgctgactgtgggaggagttttaCACAGTCAGTCTGCCTGAAACGTCACCAGCAAAGCCACACTGGAaagaaaccatatgtctgtgctgactgtgggaagagtttcatgcaCTCACAAagcctgaaacttcaccagcaaatccacactggagagaaaccacatgtctgtgctgactgtgggaagagtttcaatcagtcaaGCGcattgaaaacacaccagcgaatccacacaggagagaagccacatcACTGTAATGACTGTGAGAAGAGTTTCATGCACTCACAAagcctgaaacttcaccagcaaatccacactggagagaaaccacatgtctgtgctgactgtgggaagagtttcaatcagtcaaaccagcgaatccacacaggagagaaaccatatgtctgtgctgactgtgggaagagtttcaatcagtcaggCTATTTGACAAAACACCGGCGAACCCACAGAGGAGAGAAAGCGGAtgtctgtgctgattgtgggaagagtttcagtcagtcctgCTATTTGAAAAtgcaccagcaaattcacactggacAGAAACAATATgtctgttctgactgtgggaagagtttcagtgggTCAGGCACattgaaaagacaccagcaaatccacacaggagacaaaccacatgtctgtgctgactgtgggaaaagtttcaatCAGTCAGGCTATTTGAAAAAACACTGGCGAAcccacagaggagagaaaccatatgtctgtgctgagtgtgggaagagttacagagatttacaaaacctgaaaattcaccagagaattcacacaggagagaaacggcATCCATGTAGTagatgtgggaagagtttcagtcagttagcatatcttaaaatccaccagttaattcacacaggagagaagccacatcactgtaatgactgtgggaagagtttcagacagtctgGCAACTTAAAAATTCACCAGCGAATCCATACTGGAGAGAAACAACATGTCTGTGcagactgtggaaagagtttcacaGATTTACGAAATCTGACACTtcaccagcaaatccacactggagagaaaccatatgtctgtgctgactgtggaaGGAGTTTCAGGATGTTACAAACCCTGAAACTTCACCGGCGactccacactggagagaaaccacatcactgtaatgactgtgggaagagtttcagatggATGTACAGCTTGACAATGCACCAGCtattccacacaggagagaatccTTATCAGtgctctcactgtgggaagtCTTTTAATGCTTCCAGTTCTCTTGAAAGACACAAATGCAAGTTGTGA
- the LOC131724963 gene encoding gastrula zinc finger protein XlCGF7.1-like, which yields MEPVHIKEELPELDPVHVEEEGNHFKTSSLQGSLSCTECGKCFSQLQDLILHQLIYSGEKPHVWADCGKSFSQLQNLKMHQQIHTEEKPHVFADRGKSFTNSTYLKTHQQIHTGDKPHVCAECGKSFAKSSYLKTHQRIHTGEKPHVCADCGKSFSKSSYLKSHQRIHTGDKPYLCSKCGKSFNQLSNLKTHELIHTGEKPHHCDDCGKSFRQSQNLKFHQRLHTGEKPHVCADCGKSFRQSGDMKTHQQIHTGEKPYVCADCGKSFSRLGHLKTHQLTHTGE from the coding sequence atggagcctgtccacattaaagaggagcttCCTGAACTAGACCCTGTCCATGTTGAAGAGGAGggtaaccattttaaaacaagcagcttgCAGGGCTCTCTGTCCTGTACAGAATGTGGAAAGTGTTTCAGTCAGTTGCAAGACCTGATACTTCACCAGCTAATCTACAgtggagagaaaccacatgtctgggctgactgtgggaagagtttcagtcagttacaaaacctgaaaatGCACCAACAAATCCACACAGAAGAGAAGCCGCATGTCTTTGCTGAccgtgggaagagtttcactaaTTCAACCTAtttgaaaacacaccagcaaattcacacaggagataaaccTCATGTCTgtgctgagtgtgggaagagttttgcTAAGTCGAGCTatttgaaaacacaccagcgaattcacactggagagaagccacatgtctgtgctgactgtgggaaaagtttcagtAAGTCAAGCTATTTGAAAtcacaccagcgaatccacacaggagataAACCGTATCTGTGTAGTAAATGTGGGAAAAGTTTCAATCAGTTATCAAATCTTAAAACCCACGagttaattcacacaggagagaagccacatcactgtgatgactgtgggaagagtttcagacagtcacAAAACCTGAAATTTCACCAGCGACTCCAtactggagagaaaccacatgtctgtgctgactgtgggaagagtttcagacagtcggGCGACATGAAAACACACCAacaaatccacactggagagaaaccatatgtctgtgctgactgtgggaagagtttcagtagatTAGGACATCTTAAAACCCACCAGTTAACCCACACTGGAGAGTAa